In Alteromonas mediterranea DE, a single genomic region encodes these proteins:
- a CDS encoding helix-turn-helix domain-containing protein yields the protein MKWQGEYCFGETWIAFRGMSAENNLHAHAALQLVAGAGITVTDDNTFEKQGNGWLIPSGVKHRITTSSPIVILLIEPDSFFADALQPSQQKGLIVQSLSLEMLDTLLADIPLRDMMNKLETLYHQNNSVIDARLISAMTYLNSIDKRPTVELIGKHVGLSVSRLRALSTHYLGVPFSKIIVWKQVNLAFQSLAKGASLADAAYDAGFADQAHFTRILRDTIGVTPGQTQNMDKQ from the coding sequence TTGAAATGGCAAGGCGAATATTGTTTTGGTGAAACCTGGATTGCGTTTCGAGGTATGAGCGCAGAAAATAATTTGCATGCCCATGCCGCTCTGCAGTTGGTTGCAGGCGCAGGCATTACTGTTACCGATGACAACACATTTGAAAAACAAGGTAATGGGTGGTTAATTCCCTCAGGTGTTAAACATAGAATTACTACATCATCACCCATCGTCATTCTACTTATTGAACCAGATTCTTTTTTTGCCGACGCTCTGCAACCCTCTCAGCAAAAAGGTTTAATAGTACAAAGCCTCTCTCTGGAAATGTTAGACACGTTGTTAGCGGATATTCCTTTGCGTGACATGATGAATAAGCTGGAAACACTTTATCATCAAAATAACAGTGTCATTGACGCACGACTAATCTCGGCGATGACTTATCTCAACAGTATCGATAAGCGCCCGACTGTCGAGCTTATCGGGAAACATGTAGGTCTTTCAGTCTCTAGACTTCGCGCCTTATCGACACACTACCTTGGCGTCCCATTTTCAAAAATCATTGTATGGAAACAGGTAAACTTGGCATTTCAATCATTAGCAAAAGGCGCTTCCTTAGCGGATGCCGCTTATGATGCAGGCTTTGCCGATCAAGCTCATTTTACACGAATTCTGCGCGACACTATTGGCGTAACACCAGGACAAACCCAAAATATGGATAAACAATAG
- a CDS encoding tyrosine-type recombinase/integrase, with product MAITKPTPLFPTYTELAELNLSDYPQLSSFLDKQPTWIRQHWDWAKDYLLYIGRNKSQHTYVRFRNDIEKFLLWVFMVDKQPVDDLRKADILRYIDFCVAPPVKWISTQLHDRFSFKNGYFASNLKWTPFRQTPPKYDKDRVLDPKKYQPSLQTLESTFVALSSFYRHLIDEEICFGNPIPLAKRDCKYMIKDSQVKTISRLTEQQWQYLLDTAVEMADNDPLVERNLFVIATMKTLFLRLSELSERQDWTPLMSHFWTDEDNNWWFKTYGKGKKIRDITVPPGYLTFLKRYREWRGLSPLPSKGEQTVLVEKIRGRGGLTSRQISRLVQQVFDAAFDKMKSEQGVEAAQKLNEATTHYLRHTGASMEIERDRPLKDLSEDLGHSSSATTDTVYVQVERKRRAASGKDRKVQ from the coding sequence TTGGCCATCACTAAACCTACACCGTTGTTTCCCACGTATACTGAGCTGGCAGAACTCAATTTATCTGACTATCCACAACTAAGTTCATTCTTAGATAAGCAACCAACATGGATTAGACAGCACTGGGACTGGGCAAAAGATTACCTTTTGTATATCGGTCGCAACAAATCACAACACACGTATGTGCGTTTTCGAAATGACATCGAAAAGTTTCTACTGTGGGTCTTCATGGTGGATAAGCAGCCAGTGGACGATTTACGCAAAGCAGATATTTTGCGATACATTGATTTTTGTGTGGCGCCACCGGTTAAATGGATAAGTACGCAGCTCCATGACCGATTTAGCTTCAAAAACGGATACTTTGCTTCAAACCTTAAGTGGACGCCGTTCAGGCAAACGCCGCCCAAATACGATAAAGATAGAGTGCTCGATCCGAAAAAGTACCAACCGTCATTGCAGACCCTAGAATCTACCTTTGTGGCATTAAGCTCTTTTTATCGCCATCTCATCGATGAAGAAATTTGTTTCGGCAATCCTATTCCATTAGCAAAACGTGACTGTAAATATATGATAAAAGACAGTCAGGTGAAAACTATCAGTCGATTAACAGAACAGCAATGGCAATATCTCCTAGATACCGCAGTTGAAATGGCTGATAACGATCCGCTTGTGGAACGCAATTTATTCGTTATTGCTACCATGAAAACCCTATTTCTGAGACTTTCAGAGCTCTCAGAACGCCAAGACTGGACACCGTTGATGAGTCATTTTTGGACAGATGAGGACAACAACTGGTGGTTTAAGACCTATGGAAAAGGCAAAAAGATTAGAGATATCACGGTACCACCGGGTTATCTTACGTTTTTGAAACGATATAGAGAATGGCGTGGACTGTCACCGTTGCCATCCAAAGGTGAACAAACCGTGTTGGTCGAAAAAATACGAGGTCGTGGAGGTTTAACAAGCCGTCAAATATCCAGGCTCGTGCAGCAAGTATTTGACGCAGCTTTCGATAAGATGAAGTCAGAACAAGGAGTAGAAGCCGCACAGAAATTAAATGAAGCAACGACACATTACTTGCGTCACACCGGTGCCAGCATGGAGATTGAACGTGACAGGCCTTTGAAAGATTTATCTGAGGATCTAGGTCATTCAAGTAGTGCGACCACTGACACAGTTTATGTGCAAGTGGAGCGAAAACGCCGAGCAGCATCAGGTAAAGATAGAAAAGTTCAATAG